Proteins from a single region of Streptomyces sp. HUAS 15-9:
- a CDS encoding DUF6458 family protein gives MGLGGCIILIAAGAILTFATDWHMKGVNLDLVGLILMAVGLIGVTTFTSIARRRRVVVPPPTTLVEEERHHHRDGYGDGYGI, from the coding sequence ATGGGCCTCGGCGGATGCATCATCCTCATCGCCGCGGGCGCGATCCTCACGTTCGCGACCGACTGGCACATGAAGGGGGTCAACCTCGACCTGGTCGGACTCATCCTGATGGCCGTCGGACTGATCGGGGTCACCACGTTCACCAGCATCGCCCGGCGCAGGAGGGTCGTGGTGCCGCCCCCGACGACGCTCGTCGAGGAGGAGCGGCACCACCACCGTGACGGCTACGGCGACGGCTACGGCATCTGA
- a CDS encoding calcium-binding protein: MSGDDGNDKLYGGTGDDALYGGKGNDVLYGNSGNDKLYGNSGNDKLYGGPGRDTLSGGPGRSVVHQD; the protein is encoded by the coding sequence CTGTCCGGAGACGACGGCAACGACAAGCTCTACGGCGGAACCGGCGACGACGCCCTGTACGGCGGCAAGGGCAACGATGTCCTGTACGGGAACAGCGGGAACGACAAGCTCTACGGCAACAGCGGCAACGACAAGCTGTACGGCGGCCCCGGCCGGGACACGCTGTCCGGCGGGCCCGGCAGGAGCGTGGTCCACCAGGACTGA
- a CDS encoding thioredoxin-like domain-containing protein, translating to MTDSAPRRARVRAPELIGKGGWLNTGDRQYTLADLRGRIVVLDFWTFCCINCLHVLDELRELEEKHRDTVVIIGVHSPKFVHEAEHQAVVDAVERYGVEHPVLDDPELATWKQYAVRAWPTLVVIDPEGYVVAQHAGEGHAHAVERLVEELEAEHGAKGTLRRGDGPYVAPEPEPTVLRFPGKALLLPSGNFLVSDTTRHQLVELESDGETVARRIGSGARGFADGTAQTASFSEPQGLALFEDGASVVVADTVNHALRRLDLGTGEVSTLAGTGRQWWQGSPTSGPAREIDLSSPWDVAVFGGRVWIAMAGVHQLWAYDPVEGTVAVAAGTTNEGLVDGPAAEAWFAQPSGLAASADRVWLADSETSALRWVDLDGRVHTAVGTGLFDFGHRDGAAEQALLQHPLGVTALPDGSVAVADTYNHALRRYDPATGEVTTLATDLREPSDAVLVGDDIVVVESARHRLTRLRLPEEAVRVAAVAHRTQRAATEVAPGRLRLDVIFQAPAGQKLDTRYGPSTRLLVSATPPELLLKGEGADTDLSRTLELDPAVAEGVLHVSAMAASCDDDPANEYPACHVHQQDWGVPVRLTEGGADRLPLVLAGMDDAGTDDAQMP from the coding sequence ATGACCGATTCCGCACCCCGTCGCGCCCGTGTCCGTGCCCCCGAACTGATCGGCAAGGGCGGCTGGCTGAACACGGGAGACAGGCAGTACACCCTCGCCGACCTGCGAGGACGCATCGTCGTCCTGGATTTCTGGACATTTTGCTGCATCAACTGCCTGCACGTCCTCGACGAACTGCGCGAGCTCGAGGAGAAGCACCGGGACACGGTCGTGATCATCGGCGTGCACTCACCGAAGTTCGTGCACGAGGCCGAGCACCAGGCGGTCGTGGACGCCGTGGAGCGGTACGGCGTCGAGCATCCGGTGCTCGACGACCCCGAGCTCGCCACCTGGAAGCAGTACGCCGTGCGCGCCTGGCCGACACTCGTCGTGATCGACCCCGAGGGGTACGTCGTCGCGCAGCACGCCGGTGAGGGGCATGCGCACGCCGTCGAGCGGCTGGTGGAGGAGCTGGAGGCCGAGCACGGGGCGAAGGGGACGCTGCGGCGCGGGGACGGGCCGTACGTGGCGCCGGAGCCGGAGCCGACCGTGCTGCGCTTCCCCGGCAAGGCGCTGCTGCTGCCGTCCGGGAACTTCCTGGTCAGCGACACCACCCGGCATCAGCTGGTGGAGCTGGAATCGGACGGGGAGACGGTCGCGCGGCGGATCGGCTCCGGCGCGCGGGGCTTCGCGGACGGTACGGCGCAGACGGCCTCCTTCAGCGAGCCGCAGGGCCTCGCCCTCTTCGAGGACGGGGCGTCCGTGGTCGTCGCGGACACCGTCAACCACGCGCTGCGGCGACTGGACCTCGGCACGGGCGAGGTGAGCACGCTCGCGGGCACCGGCCGGCAGTGGTGGCAGGGGTCGCCGACCTCGGGACCGGCCCGCGAGATCGACCTCTCCTCCCCCTGGGACGTGGCCGTCTTCGGCGGCAGGGTGTGGATCGCCATGGCCGGTGTGCACCAGCTGTGGGCGTACGACCCGGTCGAGGGCACCGTCGCCGTGGCCGCGGGGACCACCAACGAGGGGCTGGTCGACGGGCCGGCCGCGGAGGCCTGGTTCGCCCAGCCCTCCGGTCTCGCGGCGAGTGCCGACCGGGTCTGGCTGGCCGACTCCGAGACCTCCGCGCTGCGCTGGGTGGACCTCGACGGCCGGGTCCACACCGCCGTCGGCACGGGGCTGTTCGACTTCGGCCACCGTGACGGTGCCGCCGAACAGGCGCTGCTCCAGCATCCGTTGGGGGTGACGGCGCTGCCCGACGGTTCCGTGGCCGTCGCCGACACCTACAACCACGCCCTGCGCCGCTACGACCCCGCGACCGGCGAAGTGACCACCCTGGCCACCGACTTGAGGGAGCCGAGCGATGCCGTCCTCGTCGGCGACGACATCGTGGTCGTCGAGTCGGCCCGCCACCGCCTGACCAGGCTGCGGCTCCCGGAGGAGGCGGTCCGGGTGGCGGCCGTCGCCCACCGCACGCAGCGCGCGGCGACCGAAGTCGCCCCGGGGCGGCTGCGGTTGGACGTGATCTTCCAGGCCCCGGCCGGCCAGAAGCTGGACACCCGGTACGGCCCCTCGACCCGTCTCCTGGTCTCCGCCACCCCGCCCGAACTGCTGCTGAAGGGCGAGGGCGCGGACACCGACCTGTCCCGCACCCTGGAGCTCGATCCGGCGGTGGCGGAGGGCGTCCTGCACGTCTCGGCGATGGCGGCGTCGTGCGACGACGACCCTGCCAACGAGTACCCCGCCTGCCATGTCCACCAGCAGGACTGGGGCGTACCGGTCCGCCTCACCGAGGGCGGTGCGGACCGCCTTCCCCTGGTCCTCGCGGGAATGGACGACGCGGGGACGGACGACGCTCAGATGCCGTAG
- a CDS encoding M18 family aminopeptidase — protein sequence MSEPARFDRGHTDDLMSFLAASPSPYHAVANTAERLEKAGFRQVAETDAWDGTSGGRFVLRGGAIVAWYVPEGAAPHTPFRIVGAHTDSPNLRIKPQPDSGAHGWRQVAVEIYGGPLLNSWLDRDLGLAGRLTLRDGSTRLVNVDRPLLRVPQLAIHLDRSVSSEGLKLDKQRHLQPVWGLSHDVRDGDLIAFLEEECGLPAGDVAGWDLMTHSVEPPAYLGRDKELVAGPRMDNLLSVHAGAAALAAVACSEQALPHIPVLAAFDHEENGSQSDTGADGPLLGSVLERSVFARGGSYEDRARSFAGTVCLSSDTGHAVHPNYAERHDPTHHPRVNGGPILKVNVNNRYATDGSGRAVFAAACERAGVPFQTFVSHNAMPCGTTIGPITAARHGIRTVDIGAAILSMHSARELCGADDPFLLANALVAFLEQ from the coding sequence ATGAGCGAACCAGCCCGCTTCGACCGCGGCCACACCGATGACCTCATGTCCTTCCTCGCGGCGAGCCCGTCGCCGTACCACGCCGTGGCGAACACCGCCGAGCGGCTGGAGAAGGCCGGCTTCCGGCAGGTCGCGGAGACGGACGCGTGGGACGGGACGAGCGGCGGCAGGTTCGTGCTGCGCGGCGGCGCGATCGTGGCCTGGTACGTCCCCGAGGGCGCCGCGCCCCACACGCCGTTCCGGATCGTCGGCGCGCACACCGACTCACCGAACCTGCGGATCAAGCCGCAGCCGGACAGCGGGGCGCACGGCTGGCGCCAGGTCGCCGTGGAGATCTACGGCGGACCCCTGCTCAACTCCTGGCTCGACCGTGACCTGGGCCTGGCCGGGCGACTGACCCTGCGGGACGGCTCGACCCGCCTGGTGAACGTGGACCGGCCCCTGCTGCGGGTACCGCAGCTGGCAATCCACCTCGACCGGTCGGTGTCGTCCGAGGGGCTCAAGCTCGACAAGCAGCGGCATCTGCAGCCGGTCTGGGGCCTGAGCCACGATGTGCGCGACGGCGACCTGATCGCCTTCCTCGAAGAGGAGTGCGGGCTGCCCGCGGGCGACGTGGCCGGCTGGGATCTGATGACGCACTCCGTGGAGCCGCCCGCCTATCTGGGCCGCGACAAGGAGCTGGTCGCCGGACCCCGGATGGACAACCTCCTGTCGGTGCACGCGGGCGCGGCGGCCCTGGCGGCCGTGGCCTGCTCCGAGCAGGCACTCCCCCACATCCCCGTGCTGGCCGCCTTCGACCACGAGGAGAACGGCTCGCAGTCGGACACCGGCGCGGACGGACCGCTGCTGGGCAGCGTGCTGGAGCGTTCGGTGTTCGCGCGCGGCGGGTCGTACGAGGACCGGGCCCGCTCCTTCGCCGGCACCGTCTGTCTGTCCTCCGACACGGGCCACGCGGTCCACCCCAACTACGCGGAGCGGCACGACCCGACGCACCACCCGCGGGTCAACGGCGGGCCGATCCTGAAGGTGAACGTCAACAACCGCTACGCCACGGACGGTTCGGGCCGCGCGGTCTTCGCCGCCGCCTGCGAGCGGGCGGGCGTCCCCTTCCAGACGTTCGTCTCCCACAACGCCATGCCCTGCGGCACCACCATCGGCCCGATCACCGCGGCCCGCCACGGCATCCGAACCGTCGACATCGGCGCGGCGATCCTGTCGATGCACAGCGCCCGCGAACTGTGCGGCGCGGACGACCCGTTCCTGCTGGCGAACGCGCTGGTGGCGTTCCTGGAGCAGTAG